One window from the genome of bacterium encodes:
- a CDS encoding ferritin family protein: MAEMTLKTALEVALASETQAREIYETLHGRVGNLMLRDKLKFLAGEERKHYDMLRAVFTEKIGGTPAKPDPSLLPRMVVEFDFEKAELTELWKAAMGAEEVSAEHYEGLAGRVSGRAKVMFNYLANVERSHYYLLKSEYDVLAEIDEYTRTDDFPFGMNLINLGP; the protein is encoded by the coding sequence ATGGCCGAGATGACGCTCAAAACAGCCCTGGAGGTTGCGCTGGCCAGCGAGACCCAGGCCCGGGAAATCTACGAGACCCTCCACGGGCGGGTCGGCAACCTGATGCTGCGGGACAAGCTGAAATTCCTGGCCGGCGAGGAGCGGAAGCACTACGATATGCTCCGCGCCGTATTTACGGAGAAGATAGGCGGGACGCCGGCGAAGCCCGATCCGTCGCTTTTGCCGCGGATGGTCGTGGAGTTCGACTTCGAGAAGGCGGAGCTGACGGAGCTATGGAAGGCGGCGATGGGCGCGGAGGAGGTCTCCGCCGAGCATTACGAGGGATTAGCCGGGCGGGTGTCGGGCCGGGCGAAGGTCATGTTCAACTACCTGGCCAACGTGGAGCGGAGCCATTACTACCTGTTGAAGAGCGAGTACGACGTCCTGGCGGAGATTGACGAGTACACGCGCACGGACGATTTCCCCTTCGGGATGAACCTGATCAACCTGGGGCCGTAG